From a single Sinomonas atrocyanea genomic region:
- a CDS encoding DUF3180 domain-containing protein codes for MKPLKPWVLVLVAIVVGLLGVAANAFAMRSSAPTPVLPISAIGSMAVIAVVTLGLGIRVLRWRTGHRSHMLDPIFAARTLVLAHACAYAGAVLLGWHGGVIADQVPLLASRAGTPAVETALLLIAGSVVMVAIGFIVERFCRIPPEEGDDDGLSEGGRTPDTEGGLA; via the coding sequence GTGAAGCCGCTTAAGCCGTGGGTCCTCGTGCTCGTGGCCATCGTCGTGGGGCTCCTGGGCGTCGCCGCGAACGCGTTCGCGATGCGCAGTTCCGCGCCCACGCCCGTGCTCCCGATCAGCGCCATCGGCTCGATGGCGGTGATCGCGGTCGTGACGCTGGGCCTCGGGATCAGGGTGCTCCGCTGGCGCACCGGACACCGTTCCCACATGCTCGACCCGATCTTCGCCGCCCGGACCCTCGTCCTCGCGCACGCCTGCGCCTATGCGGGCGCCGTCCTCCTCGGCTGGCACGGGGGCGTCATCGCGGACCAGGTCCCGCTGCTCGCCTCCCGCGCTGGCACCCCCGCCGTCGAGACCGCCCTCCTGCTGATCGCCGGCAGCGTGGTCATGGTCGCCATCGGCTTCATCGTCGAGCGCTTCTGCCGCATCCCGCCCGAGGAGGGCGACGACGACGGCCTCTCCGAGGGAGGCCGGACCCCGGACACCGAGGGCGGCCTTGCCTAG
- the folE gene encoding GTP cyclohydrolase I FolE, translating to MTHFDDDDVSALPAEAEKMDLPRIEAAVREILLAVGEDPDRSGLKDTPQRVARAYAETFAGLHHDAEEILGVTFDMDHEELVLVKDIPFYSTCEHHLVPFHGVAHVGYIPSHDGRVTGLSKLARLVDVYARRPQVQERLTSQVADAIVSHLKPRGVIVVVDCEHMCMSMRGVRKPGAHTVTSAVRGQLHDPATRAEAMSLILGK from the coding sequence GTGACCCACTTCGATGACGACGACGTGTCCGCGCTGCCCGCCGAGGCCGAGAAGATGGATCTGCCGCGTATCGAGGCGGCCGTGCGCGAGATCCTTCTCGCGGTCGGCGAGGACCCGGACCGGAGCGGACTGAAGGACACCCCCCAGCGCGTCGCGAGGGCCTACGCCGAGACGTTCGCCGGCCTCCACCACGACGCCGAGGAGATCCTCGGGGTGACCTTCGACATGGACCACGAAGAGCTCGTGCTCGTGAAGGACATCCCGTTCTACTCGACGTGCGAGCACCATCTCGTACCGTTCCACGGCGTCGCGCACGTCGGGTACATCCCCTCGCACGACGGCCGGGTCACCGGGCTGAGCAAGCTCGCCCGCCTCGTGGACGTCTACGCGCGCCGACCCCAGGTGCAGGAGCGCCTCACGTCCCAGGTGGCGGACGCCATCGTCAGCCACCTCAAGCCCCGCGGAGTGATCGTGGTCGTCGACTGCGAGCACATGTGCATGTCCATGCGGGGTGTCCGCAAGCCGGGCGCCCACACGGTCACGAGCGCCGTCCGCGGTCAGCTGCACGACCCAGCCACCCGTGCCGAAGCCATGAGCCTCATTCTCGGAAAGTGA
- a CDS encoding alpha/beta fold hydrolase produces MGALQLTSSTVATMDGASLELFTAPEGGMTARGGIVVVHGSMVTAELYKDLAVRLAEALHVPVHVYNRRGRGASSPQPADYSLATEISDLAAVLAHTGSDAVFGHNYGGCIALHAGRELRIGQIAVYDPIISFEGSIKAAWMPEFEEALRAKDEEKALAVLLRGLQTAGPISKLPLPVLTVLNRIGSRTPLGKELSRLLPTGPAEIRAVVAADAEAKGFDELPLETLFLVGGASPEYFAEAAQKLDGVLPASDIAILPKLAHDAPTRAAKPLVDRLAEFFAS; encoded by the coding sequence ATGGGTGCACTGCAGCTGACCTCCTCCACCGTGGCCACCATGGACGGCGCGTCCCTCGAGCTCTTCACCGCCCCCGAAGGCGGGATGACCGCGCGGGGAGGCATCGTCGTCGTCCACGGGTCGATGGTGACCGCCGAGCTGTACAAGGACCTCGCGGTCCGGCTCGCCGAAGCCCTGCACGTTCCCGTGCACGTGTACAACAGGCGCGGGCGCGGGGCCTCCTCGCCGCAACCGGCCGACTACTCGCTCGCCACCGAGATCTCGGACCTGGCCGCCGTCCTCGCCCACACCGGCAGCGACGCGGTGTTCGGCCACAACTACGGCGGCTGCATCGCGCTGCACGCCGGCCGCGAGCTGCGGATCGGGCAGATCGCTGTCTACGACCCCATCATCTCCTTCGAGGGCAGCATCAAGGCCGCGTGGATGCCCGAGTTCGAGGAGGCCCTGCGGGCCAAGGACGAGGAGAAGGCCCTCGCCGTGCTGCTGCGCGGGCTGCAGACGGCGGGCCCGATCTCCAAGCTCCCGCTGCCCGTGCTGACCGTGCTCAACCGGATCGGCAGCCGGACGCCGCTGGGCAAGGAGCTCTCGCGCCTGCTCCCGACCGGTCCCGCCGAGATCCGGGCGGTCGTCGCGGCCGACGCCGAGGCCAAGGGCTTCGACGAGCTGCCCCTCGAGACGCTCTTCCTCGTGGGCGGCGCGAGCCCCGAGTACTTCGCCGAGGCGGCCCAGAAGCTCGACGGCGTGCTCCCGGCCTCCGACATCGCGATCCTGCCCAAGCTCGCACACGATGCCCCGACCCGGGCCGCGAAGCCGCTGGTCGACCGCCTCGCGGAGTTCTTCGCGAGCTGA
- the lysS gene encoding lysine--tRNA ligase, with amino-acid sequence MHIRRDKREKLLANGEAPYPVKLPRTHSLAEVRATYPELEPDTATGETVGVAGRVVFIRNTGKLCFATLQEGDGTRLQAMLSLANVGEQRLADWKALVDLGDHVFVRGEVISSRRGELSVMVESWQMASKALRPLPTLHAGLNEETRVRQRYVDLLVREEARQMVYTRSKITKSVRDTLDSHGYVEVETPMLNLVHGGATARPFATHLNAFDQDMTLRIATELYLKRAVVGGIERVYEIGRVFRNEGVDSTHSPEFTTLECYEAYADQFTMAERMKEIILNVADVMGTRQIETPEGTIDLDGEWKWIGVYPGLSEAVGEEVTPDTPLERLLAIGDAHGVKTDPLWTQEKAVIELFGEIVEPTLLNPTFVYDYPPSAQPLARPHREDPRLIEAWDLIIGGMERGTAFSELIDPVVQRERLTEQSRLAAEGDDEAMALDEDFLRALEYGAPPMGGIGLGIDRLVMLFTQAGIRETILFPLLKPEAN; translated from the coding sequence ATGCACATCCGCCGGGACAAGCGGGAGAAGCTCCTCGCCAACGGTGAGGCGCCGTACCCGGTCAAGCTGCCGCGCACGCATTCCCTCGCCGAGGTCCGGGCGACGTACCCCGAGCTCGAGCCGGACACGGCTACGGGGGAGACGGTCGGCGTCGCCGGTCGCGTCGTGTTCATCCGCAACACCGGCAAGCTGTGCTTCGCGACCCTGCAGGAGGGCGACGGCACGCGCCTGCAGGCCATGCTGAGCCTGGCGAACGTGGGCGAGCAGCGCCTCGCGGACTGGAAGGCCCTCGTCGACCTCGGCGACCACGTCTTCGTCCGCGGCGAGGTCATCTCCTCCCGGCGGGGCGAGCTCTCCGTCATGGTCGAGTCTTGGCAGATGGCCTCGAAGGCCCTGCGCCCCCTGCCCACGCTGCACGCGGGCCTGAATGAGGAGACGCGCGTCCGCCAGCGCTACGTGGACCTCCTGGTGCGCGAGGAGGCCCGCCAGATGGTCTACACGCGCTCCAAGATCACCAAGAGCGTGCGCGACACCCTCGATTCCCACGGCTACGTCGAGGTCGAGACGCCCATGCTCAACCTCGTCCACGGCGGAGCGACGGCCCGGCCGTTCGCGACCCACCTGAACGCGTTCGACCAGGACATGACCCTGCGCATCGCCACCGAGCTCTACCTCAAGCGGGCCGTCGTCGGCGGGATCGAGCGGGTCTATGAGATCGGGCGGGTGTTCCGCAACGAGGGCGTCGACTCCACCCACAGCCCCGAGTTCACCACGCTCGAGTGCTACGAGGCGTACGCCGACCAGTTCACGATGGCGGAGCGGATGAAGGAGATCATCCTCAACGTTGCCGACGTCATGGGCACGCGCCAGATCGAGACGCCCGAGGGCACGATCGACCTCGACGGCGAATGGAAGTGGATCGGCGTCTACCCGGGCCTGTCGGAGGCCGTCGGCGAGGAGGTCACCCCTGACACCCCGCTCGAGCGCCTCCTGGCGATCGGCGACGCCCACGGCGTCAAGACGGACCCGCTGTGGACCCAGGAGAAGGCCGTCATCGAGCTCTTCGGCGAGATCGTCGAGCCCACCCTGCTCAACCCGACGTTCGTCTACGACTACCCGCCCTCCGCCCAGCCGCTCGCACGGCCCCACCGCGAGGATCCGCGCCTCATCGAGGCCTGGGACCTCATCATCGGCGGCATGGAGCGCGGCACGGCGTTCTCCGAGCTGATCGACCCCGTGGTCCAGCGGGAGCGGCTCACGGAGCAGTCCCGCCTGGCCGCCGAGGGCGACGACGAGGCCATGGCCCTCGACGAGGACTTCCTCCGCGCCCTCGAGTACGGCGCCCCGCCCATGGGCGGGATCGGGCTCGGGATCGACCGCCTGGTCATGCTGTTCACGCAGGCCGGAATTCGCGAAACCATCCTCTTCCCCCTTCTGAAGCCCGAGGCCAACTGA
- the folB gene encoding dihydroneopterin aldolase, whose product MGSHPGAGGARTRRPDLITLTGVRAVGHHGVLDFERRDGQPFVVDAVLHTEFGAAASSDDLSRTASYAEVAERIVALVEGDPVDLIETLAVRLADTLLAEFPVDAVELTVHKPQAPITVPFGDVSVTVFRER is encoded by the coding sequence GTGGGCAGCCACCCGGGCGCCGGTGGCGCAAGGACCCGCAGGCCCGACCTGATCACTCTCACCGGGGTCAGGGCGGTCGGGCACCACGGCGTGCTGGACTTCGAACGGCGGGACGGGCAGCCCTTCGTGGTGGACGCCGTCCTGCACACGGAGTTCGGCGCCGCGGCGTCGTCGGACGACCTGTCCCGGACTGCCAGCTACGCCGAGGTCGCCGAGCGCATCGTCGCACTCGTCGAGGGCGACCCGGTCGACCTGATCGAGACCCTCGCCGTGCGCCTCGCCGACACGCTCCTGGCCGAGTTCCCGGTCGATGCCGTGGAGCTGACCGTCCACAAGCCGCAGGCCCCGATCACCGTGCCGTTCGGCGATGTGTCGGTCACCGTGTTCAGGGAGCGCTGA
- the folP gene encoding dihydropteroate synthase, which yields MDSLAAAPGTGPNTSPLPVLRKPRPKATFEGLPRDRAVVMGILNVTPDSFSDGGDHAQADTAIAAGLRMFYAGADIIDVGGESTRPGAEEVPEDVEQERVLPVIEALAKAGALVSVDTRRASTAAKALDAGATIVNDVSGLAVTDEMIRLVAERDSYYVLMHNRGDSKSMDGLASYGDVVEDVIAETLKVRDRLRAGGVSDARIILDPGLGFAKQGEQNWELVKHVGRFTALGYPVLVAASRKRFLGELLTSAGKAAEPKDRDAATAAITALAAAAGAWGVRVHDVVANLDAVKVAARAKA from the coding sequence GTGGACTCTCTCGCAGCAGCGCCCGGAACCGGGCCGAACACCTCACCCCTCCCCGTCCTCCGCAAGCCGCGTCCCAAGGCCACCTTCGAGGGCCTGCCCCGGGACCGCGCCGTGGTCATGGGCATCCTCAACGTCACCCCGGACTCGTTCTCCGACGGCGGCGACCACGCCCAGGCAGACACCGCGATCGCCGCGGGCCTGCGCATGTTCTACGCCGGCGCCGACATCATCGACGTCGGCGGCGAGTCGACGCGGCCCGGAGCCGAGGAGGTGCCTGAAGACGTCGAGCAGGAGCGCGTGCTCCCGGTCATCGAGGCGCTCGCCAAGGCCGGGGCCCTCGTGTCCGTGGACACCCGCCGCGCGAGCACCGCCGCGAAGGCCCTCGATGCCGGCGCCACGATCGTCAACGACGTCTCCGGGCTCGCGGTCACCGACGAGATGATTCGCCTCGTGGCCGAGCGCGACTCCTACTACGTCCTCATGCACAACCGCGGCGACTCGAAGTCCATGGACGGGCTGGCCTCCTACGGCGACGTGGTGGAGGACGTCATCGCGGAGACCCTCAAGGTCCGCGACCGGCTGCGCGCCGGCGGCGTGAGCGACGCCCGCATCATCCTCGATCCGGGCCTCGGGTTCGCCAAGCAGGGCGAGCAGAACTGGGAGCTGGTCAAGCACGTCGGCCGCTTCACGGCCCTCGGCTACCCCGTGCTGGTCGCGGCCTCCCGCAAGCGGTTCCTCGGCGAGCTGCTCACGAGCGCGGGCAAGGCCGCCGAGCCGAAGGACAGGGACGCGGCCACCGCCGCGATCACCGCCCTCGCGGCGGCCGCGGGCGCGTGGGGCGTGCGCGTGCACGACGTCGTGGCGAACCTCGACGCCGTCAAGGTCGCCGCCCGGGCGAAGGCCTAG
- a CDS encoding Rossmann-like and DUF2520 domain-containing protein: MPSSASRQPSRPGRLGVGVIGAGKVGAVLGAALRAAQHALVGVSAVSEESRERAELLLPGVPVLEVPDIVERSELVLLAVPDDALGPLVEGLAKLGAWQPGQLVAHTSGRHGVGILAPVRAAGAIPLAIHPAMTFTGMSLDLARLTDCCFGVTADPAMLPIAQALVVEMGAEPVVVAEGDRAAYHAALAHGSNHLVTLASQAAEILGRIGVPDPGAVLGPLLRASLDNALSAGESALTGPVARGDVGTVAAHIGALAELAADPDGAGGAADILEAYRAMAHATAVRAERRGRLTASAREAIEKALESTEPGDETREDL; this comes from the coding sequence TTGCCTAGCTCCGCCTCCCGGCAGCCCTCCCGCCCCGGCAGGCTCGGCGTGGGCGTCATCGGCGCCGGCAAGGTGGGCGCCGTCCTCGGGGCGGCGCTGCGTGCGGCCCAGCACGCCCTCGTCGGGGTCTCGGCGGTGTCCGAGGAGAGCCGGGAGCGCGCCGAGCTGCTCCTGCCCGGCGTGCCCGTCCTCGAGGTCCCCGACATCGTCGAACGCTCCGAGCTCGTCCTGCTGGCCGTGCCCGACGACGCACTGGGGCCGCTCGTCGAGGGCCTCGCCAAGCTCGGCGCCTGGCAGCCCGGCCAGCTCGTGGCGCACACCTCCGGGCGCCACGGCGTGGGCATCCTCGCCCCCGTGCGGGCGGCGGGCGCGATCCCGCTCGCCATCCACCCCGCCATGACGTTCACCGGGATGTCCCTGGACCTCGCGCGCCTGACCGACTGCTGCTTCGGCGTCACCGCGGACCCGGCAATGCTGCCGATCGCGCAGGCGCTCGTGGTCGAGATGGGTGCCGAGCCCGTGGTGGTCGCGGAAGGGGACCGTGCCGCCTACCACGCTGCCCTCGCGCACGGATCGAACCACCTCGTCACCCTCGCGTCCCAGGCCGCAGAGATCCTCGGCCGGATCGGCGTCCCGGACCCCGGCGCCGTCCTCGGCCCCCTCCTGCGCGCCTCGCTCGACAACGCGCTCTCGGCCGGCGAGTCCGCGCTGACCGGGCCGGTGGCCCGCGGCGACGTCGGCACCGTCGCCGCCCACATCGGTGCCCTGGCCGAGCTCGCCGCCGATCCGGATGGCGCCGGCGGCGCCGCGGATATCCTTGAGGCGTACCGGGCCATGGCCCACGCGACCGCCGTCCGCGCCGAGCGCAGGGGTCGGCTCACCGCCTCGGCCCGCGAGGCCATCGAGAAGGCGCTCGAGAGCACGGAGCCCGGCGACGAGACACGAGAGGACCTCTGA
- the folK gene encoding 2-amino-4-hydroxy-6-hydroxymethyldihydropteridine diphosphokinase, producing METGHHGWVRSVLALGSNLGARAETLAEAVADLVDRPEVRLVDVSPVVQTKPVGGPEGQPDFLNMVVIVETTLGPHELLEHCHAVEAKHHRTREVRWGPRTLDVDIITYGDLQLDDPDLTIPHPRAAERAFVLFPWLVIEPLAVLEGHPIVELLEFCADADGVEGYDMLTDGGTQTGGGSQ from the coding sequence ATGGAGACGGGTCACCACGGCTGGGTCAGGTCGGTCCTGGCGCTCGGCAGCAACCTCGGGGCCCGGGCCGAGACCCTGGCCGAGGCCGTCGCCGACCTCGTCGACCGCCCCGAGGTGCGCCTCGTCGACGTCTCGCCCGTCGTGCAGACTAAGCCCGTGGGCGGCCCCGAGGGCCAGCCGGACTTCCTGAACATGGTCGTGATCGTCGAGACCACGCTGGGCCCCCACGAGCTGCTCGAGCACTGCCACGCCGTGGAGGCCAAGCACCACCGCACCCGCGAGGTCCGGTGGGGCCCGCGCACGCTCGACGTCGACATCATCACCTACGGCGACCTGCAGCTCGACGACCCGGACCTGACGATCCCGCACCCCCGGGCGGCCGAGCGAGCGTTCGTCCTGTTCCCGTGGCTCGTGATCGAGCCGCTCGCCGTGCTCGAGGGCCATCCGATCGTGGAGCTGCTGGAGTTCTGCGCCGATGCCGACGGTGTCGAGGGCTATGACATGCTCACCGATGGAGGCACCCAGACCGGAGGGGGAAGCCAGTGA
- a CDS encoding histone-like nucleoid-structuring protein Lsr2, with product MAQKVQIILEDDIDGGKADETVRFSLDGSNYEIDLSSANAEKLRGALAQYISAGRKAAARTGAAPKARAASSGSRNSDSAKIRQWARDNGYNVNARGRIQQEIQEAYRQANG from the coding sequence ATGGCACAGAAGGTCCAAATCATCCTCGAGGATGACATCGACGGTGGCAAGGCTGACGAGACCGTCCGCTTCAGCCTCGATGGGTCGAATTACGAAATCGACCTTTCCTCGGCCAACGCCGAGAAGCTGCGCGGCGCGCTGGCCCAGTACATTTCCGCCGGCCGCAAGGCCGCAGCACGCACTGGCGCCGCCCCCAAGGCCCGTGCAGCCTCCTCCGGGTCCCGCAATTCCGACTCCGCGAAGATCCGGCAGTGGGCCCGCGACAACGGCTACAACGTGAATGCCCGCGGGCGGATTCAGCAGGAGATCCAGGAGGCCTACCGCCAGGCCAACGGCTGA
- the panC gene encoding pantoate--beta-alanine ligase: protein MPAESVPAIEIVRTRAELQPAIARHLAAKRRGPGAPALGLVPTMGALHAGHRALAEAAVAQNDVVVASVFVNPLQFGDATDLERYPRTLDADAALLAEAGVDLVFAPDVEEMYPGGEPEVRVAAGPLAQKWEGASRPGHFDGVCTVVSKLLHLAMPGGFDGARAAYRAYFGQKDAQQVAVVRRMVQDLDFPVEIVAVPIVRDPDGLALSSRNRFLSGQERDAALVLSRALGLLEDRARAHEPLNPDDAEALIRSQPLVELDYLDVVDTDTLEPLAFACRETPFTGEALAIVAAAVGPVRLIDNMPLRAR, encoded by the coding sequence ATGCCCGCTGAGTCGGTTCCCGCGATCGAGATCGTCCGCACCCGCGCCGAGCTCCAGCCGGCCATTGCCCGCCACCTCGCCGCGAAGCGCCGGGGCCCCGGGGCCCCGGCGCTCGGGCTCGTGCCGACCATGGGCGCCCTGCACGCGGGCCACCGCGCCCTCGCGGAGGCCGCGGTGGCCCAGAATGACGTCGTGGTGGCGAGCGTGTTCGTCAATCCGCTCCAGTTCGGCGACGCCACCGACCTCGAGCGCTACCCACGCACCCTCGACGCGGACGCAGCTCTCCTGGCCGAGGCCGGGGTGGACCTCGTCTTCGCCCCGGACGTCGAGGAGATGTACCCCGGCGGCGAGCCCGAGGTGCGCGTTGCCGCGGGGCCCCTGGCCCAGAAGTGGGAGGGCGCCTCACGGCCGGGACACTTCGACGGGGTGTGCACCGTGGTGTCGAAGCTGCTCCACCTGGCGATGCCGGGCGGGTTCGACGGCGCACGGGCGGCCTACCGCGCCTACTTCGGGCAGAAGGACGCCCAGCAGGTCGCCGTCGTGCGGCGGATGGTCCAGGACCTGGACTTCCCCGTCGAGATCGTCGCGGTGCCGATCGTGCGCGACCCGGACGGGCTGGCCCTCTCGAGCCGCAACCGCTTCCTGTCCGGGCAGGAGCGCGATGCCGCGCTCGTCCTCTCGCGGGCCCTGGGGCTCCTCGAGGACCGGGCCCGCGCGCACGAGCCCCTCAATCCCGACGACGCCGAGGCGCTCATCCGGTCCCAGCCGCTCGTGGAGCTGGACTACCTGGACGTCGTGGACACGGACACGCTCGAGCCGCTCGCGTTCGCCTGCCGGGAGACGCCGTTCACGGGGGAGGCGCTCGCGATCGTCGCCGCCGCCGTCGGCCCCGTGCGCCTCATCGACAACATGCCGCTGCGGGCCCGCTGA